The DNA segment cgaataATCGGCATATTGATaaacacagaaaaagaaacgtATAACAAAACATGAAGAAAACAGCTAGTaggggaagaaaaagtttagcccgaatatttgaaacaaacaacaaacagcaaaacaaaacaaaaaaagcgggGATTATTTTAGAATAGGTTCACATATGCTAAATGAGAGAATTTAAAACGTAGCAGAAAACGCATTGAACAACTGAGGGAAAGTGGCAAGTACGAAGCGAGAGCGATTAAATGAaggatcgagagagagagatagcgaaCAGAGAAAGTACGAGTGCGAGTTTGAGGAGAAGATGCTAAGAACATCAAATAAGTAACCTTTCATGTAAAATGCGCTTTATCTCCATCCCCATCTTCTCAGCAGGGAGAAAAGCATAAAAGGGAAatggaggaaaacaaaagcaaacaaacatcgGTAAATCTAGTAAAACAAGGAATAATGCAAGGCACGAACATCAAACCACTAACCTTACGAAGGATAGGAGTCGTATAACCGGGGCACACGGCAGCCAGAAAGGACATGAACATGTTTTGCCCGCTTCGCCTGTCGTGCCGTGACCGAAGCATTTGTAGCAAATCCCATTCAAACCCCGCAGCAGAAAGCCCCGGTTAGTGGAACGGGTACTAGAAAGCGAAGGCTAGGAATCACAAGATAGCCCCTTCACGCCCCACCACCTCACCCGTAAAAACACTCATTTATTAGGCAGGATAATGAACATTTCTTAGCACCACATATAATGATCATGCTTCAATGACATATAAATATAAACCCAGGATGAATTCGACAACCGTAACTCCCTTTTTCAAAAAAACCCGGCGTTGCTGAGGTGCAACAGAAGCTTCATGGCGGTGTATCCTTTTTGCAAAAGCAGGAAGCAGCATAGTAGGCTTACGCATTTACACCACGCAGGATAGCAAGCGAACAGAAGAAGAACTCCTAACACACCACACCCCATGGTCATTTGAATTTCGATGTGCACTAAGCTCATAGTGCATACCTTCctatctcactctctctctctctctctctctctattttgcTACGTGGTTCAGTTTGTGAGTGCGTGAGCGTATCGCGACACTAATTATTGGGTATCGATCGTGCAGCCGCTGTGTACCCGTGTgtgaacatgaaaaatattgcgacaaaaaaagaagcgcgCGCAACACAGAAAAAGCGCGGAAGCAAACCCCCGGGGCTTGTGTTTGGTGAAGGTTCTTTCGGTACGTAACACTTGAAGGTCGGACGCGTTTTTGCAAACAACCAACTACCACCATCCCCCATAGAAATGCAAGATGGAGTTGCAGTAAAATGTCTCACGGTGAAAGTTCTGCGCTAGCTAATTCCTTCAGTTCTTTGCACTTGCTCGTGAAAATGGGTTTCGCTTTGTAATttggaaaggggggaaaaacgccaccaattcCCACAAGCGTACTCGTAAAGTAGTGGTGCCCTTGATGTTTGATTGTATCGCTCCTCCCCCCAGTAGGATTGTTTGATTATGATGAGAAGAATTGATGTGTTTATGCTTTCCCTCTTCTTgctatttcatttcttttgtaTCCTTTTAAAACCATCTGTTCTCGTTTCtctatgtctctctctctaaggTTCTCTCATTTTCATTAAACTCTCCGCTAGTATCCAACGTTTCcatcgttttgtgtttttaaatgtatctcaactatttcttttcttcaccGACTTATGCTAGACTTTCTCTCGTTTTACACTTAGCTTTGTGCGGTTCTtcccacaagcacacacacaccctcttAGTCTGTGCGAACCACCatgctttgtttttcgctCGTGTCTACTACTTTCCGTTTCCTccccatcttttttttctcattgtaAGCAAAACAGCAGTTTATATAGAAACAgatttaaacaaacaacaaaatgaaacaaaaaaaagaacgctaGGATTATTACAAAACAGGTATTTTGTTCTgctcttttcttttgtaatTAAAGTGAAatcaaatattaataaaaaaaaacaataccctCAAAATGGCCGCCTCTGAAATCCCCTTTCCCACCACCCCCTTCTACCAATCGAACCCATTGGTTAACACGGGGCGAGGGAGGTCGGGGGGTGATTATGATCAACAGGAAGAGgaaagaataagaaaaaaaacttacccGCTCCCTCAACGGTAGTCTCACATCCCCAGCCCACATCTGCTCAGAGGGAGGAGGGACGCTCATCGATCAATTCACGCTCGCTGCTAGCTAGTAGTAGTAGGCTGTTTGTTGGCAGGATAtgcatttcgtttgttttacatATTTGTTGTTACTGTCGTAGAGTAGTCGCTGTTCGTTATTTAAACCAATCACCCCACAACATTGCCCCTCCACAGGGggttaatttagaaaaccgttCACAACTCCCCGCTAACCGTGACGGATCGGAGAGAAGAAAACTGCAACGCGACAGACAGACCGGAAGTGGTGAAGCAGGGAAGGCAGACAGAGCTGAGCCGAGATCTCCCGCAGTGAATTGATGTCGAGCGTGGACACAAGCGACCCCCCGTAGTGGAGCATAATAATTAGTGGATGTATGTGGTGGAAGCTTGTGTTGTATGTTAAGGGCAAAAGCGCTTTCCCTTCCCTGCGTATCTGTTTTGTCACTCCTTTTCCACTTCCGCCAGTCGTTGATGCAATCACGTGGTCCTCCTGTTAAGCATGGCGTGGATATCTTTAGCATATTATGTTTTACCCTGTGtctttttttatgattattgttttaacaaacacacacctaaAACCCCCCAATTCGTGGTTCTCTCTCCCGGGCTGGAAAGGCGTACGACGTtgaggagggtttttttttcaaatgaatCAACCCAAGTCGTTAGGTGATCGTGAAATAAATGCATCTATAAAATAACCGTTAGAGTATATATGTTTGAATTAACTATTTcaatttcttccttccttaAAATTTGGGTATGTCGATGCTTATCCCCCCCTAATTGCCCCATCCCAATCTCTTCCCATTACAAAAACAATATGGATAAACAATAAAGATGAATCTTTGGAAGGAGAATCCAACAACCCGTGGTTCACTTCATTCGTTCGGATGACATCCTACAAAACATTAACTCTACCACACTCACATGCTTCTTTACTCTTTGCGATTTGCGGGTTTTATTCGTCCATTAAATTGTGTATTGTTTTCCACACTCCCACTGCCACCCTGTTCCGGGTGGATAcacttgaaaaacaaaaagaaggacgAACTATATACAAATTCAAAgggtttctgtgtgtgttttagcgCTATGTGAAATGGTACTGCCTAAACGTAGTTCCGACCCCTACCTACACACAGCAACGTGCGTAGGGCTGGACCATGTAGAagagtgtttaatttttaataatcaATTATTCTAACGTCTCACACACCACACGATTCGACGGGTTTAAAATGTGTGATTGTtactttctttcgtttttttttattgttgctgctgctgctgaggtgTAATACTTCCAAACGCGGTACGAAACGGGCTCAATGCGGGATGGTGGAAGAATAGTGGTCgcctgactgactgactggctCTGTACTGTGCTGTCCATGTAAGAGTTGTTGCATAAATTCAATCCCAATTTCGTTTAGAAGACTTTATAGAAAATATCTACTCGCAATGCTCGCTTGTGAACAGGGTACAGCGTGTTTGACCTTTTGTTATGAATTATTCACGATTCTCTGTGCCTCTCTTTCTGTCCTTCCTTCGATCAGACTATTTAAAAATCAGTAAAACAGACACAATCATCTGAAGAATTGAAGTACTACTAATCGCACACAACTCAATTCCAGATTGCACGTTAAACTAACAGCATTTAAATGAAAGTTACTTTAACTGATATAAGCTGAGGACACAAAATATGTTCTTCCATTAAATCTAGTAAAAAGGTTTTCCCATCCCTTGACCAGTGTTGAGATTTATCCTCTTGTTTTGCTgttaaattattgtttaaaaaaagaagaagaacgttCTCCACCTTCCGTAGTCACCGGGACAAACAAGACCTGCTGCCACCGCACTCAGCCCAGCACCAGTACACAACTTGCTGCTATATACTAAAATAATCCTGGGAGGGGGAcaacacgaacacacacacacccatttcACGATCCTCGCGAGGAGCGCATTGCGCGAAACTGGCTCAGCAGCGTGCCCTTCGGTATCTTGACCCGCGCATTCGTCTTAATGTTGTGCACCGTCAGCATGTGCCGGTTGTAGTAGTAATGGTACCCGAAATCCTTCCCACAACACTCGTAGCTGTTCTGGTACGTGATGCAGATATGGTTGCCGCTGTAGTTCCCGTCGGACGTGCGCGCGTTCGGCGTGAGACACGTGGCGCACTCGAGCGGCTTCGGGTGCTCGTGGCGGTACACGTGCCGCTGCAGCAGATCCTCGCTTTCGTACGAAACCAGACAGATTTCGCACACGAAGTAGCTTTGAATCTGAATCGAAGCGGGGGAATTAGTTTGAGCGATGCTTTTCAATCTTGTTCCCCTATCTTCTCCCCCAAACCTCCCATTGGCATCCTTACCTTGTGTATGAGCTCCATGTGCGCACGAAGCTTCTCGCGCCGCCCGTACGACGTGTGGCACACCGTGCAGGGGAACCGCTGGTCCTGATGGATCGTCGCATGGTGGCGCTTCAGGTGGTACCCCGTCTTGAACGACAGGGGACACTCCGGACAGGGGAACTTGCGCAGCGCCAGCTCGGCCGGTGACTCCTCCTTCGGAAGCTTTGGCTTGCGCTTGCCGGTACTTTGCCGTTTTCGaggttgtttggttttttgggCCGCCCCGCCACCAGTGACCGATGCAgccgcagctgctgctgccgctgccgccgccgcagccAGATGCATCCCGTTGGCAGCCTCCGGTGATCCATCTTCGTCGCTTTCCGTGTTGTAAGGGTTTTTGAAGTACATATCCGGCTGGCCTAACCGCTTGCCGAGATCTAGCCCGGCGAGCGACGCAAAGTGTAGCGGTATCGAGGAGCCTTCCGCTACATTCGGCGGCACATTCGCCATTGCACCGGGTGGGTAATACTTTTTCATATCGGCTGGCGTGAATTGGTCGTAGTTCGGCATCGGTTGTGATCTGCCCACGGCGCCAGCGTTTGGATGCATGCGTGCTTCGTCCATGGAGAGGGGTAGTGGGGCTTAGTGTTCCTGCGAGCGGCTAGAGGCGTAAGGCATGGGTATACgcttggatgtgtgtgtgtgctgttttcgGTATGCCCGATCCCGGTATTTGCACCTGAAGCGAAGCTTTAGCGGTAGTAGGGAGCTTTCACCATGAAGTTTACGTATTACTCTATCCACGCATCAGGTCGAGGAAAAGCGTCCAATGTATTCAAATGTCTTCAACAGTCCCTTTCAATCGCTGTAATTAAACaggaaaatgaatgaaaaaaggaTTGCTTCGAGACGTCTTTCCGCATCATTTGCTCGCTTCCTCTACTTCTACGCACAGCAGGACATCGTGTGTACGTCACTGCACCACACACTCAGCGGGGCGTCATTGTGCCAGCCGTGTAGCAAAATCAACctcaaaagcaaaacacactcTCCCACACACATTCGGGGGACGAAACTTGTTCTAACCGgaaagatgatgatgctgatagTTTTGCCCCCAAACAAACTATTTACTTAAGAGCTTCGGTCCGTCTTGCTTCACCTTCCACAATGGACGCACGGTGGCTTGGTAGCTTGCGGTAGCAGGAGGCATCCCCTTGGCATTTGCCGAAGTTTTGCCCAGAGTTGCCCCGCGCAATGGCGAGCGTAGGGAGAGGGAAACGTTTTTGGCTTACCATTTACCACGACGGTCGGCGGTTTCAGTGATCGCAGGATGGCGGAAAATATGTTACGCTGTGGTCGTCGCTCTTTGGTTTTTAGGGGGCACAAGCGAGATTGTTGTTTTCCAAATTGTTTACCATCAAGACGAGCGTGACGTTTACACGCAGCAGACgcaatcgatcgttttgcgcgcATCGCAACGGGTCGCGTGGATGACAGATTTAGTTCGATGTTTTGTGGTGACCGTTGGTTGCGCTGTACATTTCTTTCAATTTATAGGGagtatttcttttttggcaaaacatgaaataaaataataggattgttatgcaaaaaaatgtaaaatcgtatttaatttttgaaaaaaatatcgccGATTTCAAAATTACACTTTTTAATCACAATCGATTAATCATTCATCCAGCAGGAGCTCAACATTTGTACAAATGCCTTCCTCTAAACGAGAAAAACAAAGATTTTACTGTAGAATCTCGATACTAAGCAGTTCAACATTCCTATGGTGCCTAGAGTCTGCAAATTGACCAGTTTCGTCCGATTGTTGGGATAATAATTCGTCCTCTATATCTGACTCACAATCATACTGCAAATAAGTCATAAAGAaatggattatttttcttatttcacAACATTTATGAAAATGGCTAAATTTACTTACTTGTGCTGTTGCACCCATAGCTTCAAACTGTCCCAAACCGGTGGCCTCATGCACTCTCCTACTGCACCGATGATTGTTGTACTTATGCTCACTGGCGTACACACCGAGACACCTACCGCACACATAGTTCCCGGAATGTGCATGAGTCTCTCTATGGCGCCGTAACTGTTCGTCACTGTAAATGATACAAAAGATCGATTGTTGGTACTTTTTAGCAATACACACCAGCATTAAAATACCTTTGGAACTGCTTCCCGCACGTTTCACATTTCCCTTCCGTTggtgtgtcttttttgttgtgcgaCAGCAATAGCGCCCGGGCGATATCATGGCTTTCGACGTGCTTTTTGAAAAGATCGTAGAATTTTATCCTATACCCACAGGTACGGCACTTGAAAACCTTATGATCATCATGGATATGCTTCTGCAACGAGGCTTGATCCAGGAACCACTCGCGACAAATTTCCTCATAAGGACAGATCCATTTTTTCGCTCTACCCGTACCGTCCGCTTCTTGGGTGGACTGGGATCGATGCCGTTGTTCTGCCTCTCTGGGGGAAGTGGCACTGCAATCGATTTGAAAACAGCTTGCAGGAATTGTTTCCTCGCATCGATTCGCCACCGCGCTGGTGTCAGGTCGGGGAAGATCTTGCTCAAACGTTGTGtactttttcacccgtccgtATGTTGCCACTTCCGCCTCCAGCCGCTGCAGGGTAATGTTTTCCTCTGCTACTTGGCATATGTTGAGATTCTTAAGAACGTTCGCCAAGTAGTCTCCCTGGGCGGCGTAAAGCTCCGCCAGTGGTTGCCTGTTGCCCTTGAGCAGCTGTGCCATTCCGGTGCTAAACCTTTTCAAGCACTGCAACTGTCTTTGGTAGTGGTGGAATTGTATCAGCACCTCCAAACACTCCGCACACACCTTATCCGGCAGTAGATGGTGGATGCCGGTACGTTCCTGTACCCGAGGGGAAGAATAAAGAACGAACGTTCAGAGGATGGTTCCCTATTTGCTACCTCACCCTCATTATTACCTTCGAATCGATTACTTCTCCCGTTATTTCATCAAACTTTTGCTCGATCGTACTTTCCAGCGCCTCGCTGTAGGAAGCGAACGGTGTGAACAGCTTCTCATCATCGATCGCCCGAAGACAGAGCGCACAAAGGTTGGGAAATTTCTGCAACCGATAGACAATCTTCTCCAGCATGGGCGATTCATCCTGCAGGAAAAGATTAAACTTTTTAACTTCATTCTCATCCCATTTTCCACTCCACTGTGAGCGAAAAATTGTACCTTCAGTTCGTCCGCTACCGTCACCCCACTGTACGTGTGATCGAAATCTGTCGACGGTTCCGCGGACGGATTGTTTTGCCGGTACAGCTCTTCCAAACGCTGCTGGCGCACAAGCTCCTCGAGCTTCTGCTTTTTGGAAATGGTAACAACCATCCCCTCCCGCACCGAAGGAACCGCATCCACACGCAAACGGCGCAGATTTTTGCTCAACTTTAGCAACGGCGAGTGAGCCATCTGATAGTCCTCGTGGCGAAAGTGGGCCGAACAGACGGCGTCGGTCTTGAAGGGCGTCCAATCGACGCCCCGACGGCAAAACGCCATCCATCGGCTGCGCAGCGCCTCGTCCGCCGGGAAGGCGTGAAAGATTAGGGCCAGCTTGCGCTTCCTGACATCCACCCGGCGGTTGTTGCAGAATGCAGCCGCACATTTGGAATTGGGCATTTCGGGGGCCGTGGGTTATGCTGGAAACGGGATGGGGATATACATTTAACAATGGTGTCTCACGTGTTATTATCATCGCCAGGAGCTTACCAAAAGTATGCAAGAGCTGGCACAAGATTCGATTTAGAGGGTGAAAAGGACTGTTCACTTTTGAaacgaaataaacaaacaatcaaacagaAACACGCAGACACCTGGTCCAAGCAGGTATTTTCATCCACTTCCTATGGCGGCCATTTTGATTAGCACAGTTTGACAGATATCAACCACACGTTGGGTTTCACGAATCTTTCGTTgtgattcattcatatgaatcttacAGTAATGAGTGATTCAAATCTCGAATCaactcttcaaagattcataaatctctaaGGATTAatgtataggctggcatgaccacgtaggttgcTACGCCAACGCAGGTTACTACGCAGAAATGGCTAAACTTGTTCAGATAAATTCGAAGCCATTCCGTTGAGTTCTGAAAacatgtgttcatttattctgTTCTGCCATTTCATGTTCGTCGCTTCCAACCTTACCTACATGTAGTCATGATCTAAATAAGACAGTAATGCCCCCTTTGTGGGCACCTCTTCCGAGCCTAGCGGATCGACACTCCACGCATCATTTTCCGAATCATCGATACATGTTGAATCACTCGTTTGGTGGCCACCTTTTTTTGTACTGAATCTGTTGCTGCCAGACTGGGGCAAACTAATAAACACACCGGTCCCAGCCGAAGAATGACTTTGCATGTGATGCTCTAGAACTGCGGCACTGAAATCGCGAAAGAATACGAATGAAAAGAATGTCCCATATGTCCCGTTGCCGTGTGTCCCTTACCTTTGAAATACCTTCAAGCAGATGTCACATTTCACTCCCGCGCTCTTACTTTTACTATTATGGTCCAACAGCAGCGCACGTGCGACGGCGTGACTTTCGAGGTGCTTTTTAAACACGTCATAAAACTTCACCTTCAACCCACAGGTGTCGCATTTGAAGTACTTATGCCGGGTGGCCATGTGTAGCTTCAGGGAGGCTTGGTCCGCGAACCACCTGTTGCAAACGTTCACGAACGGACAGCACCAGGTCTCCTTCCAGCTGCCGTCCGGCTCACGTTTCCGCGGTCTGCCGCGTTTTAGTTTCTGCGCCAGAAGGCCGCTGGCAGAAGCAGAGATGCTAGGAGCCGCATCTACCGTAGCCTGCTCGACAACCATTTCCACCGCGGGTGCCTCATTTACCTTTATCTTTGTGTGCTGCTGTACGGGTGGGAAGGCAACCGCCACCTCCGGTTTCTGTTCCTGCACGTACATATCCAGCGTAACGCCCTGTGCCGTCTCGGGATACAGGTTAAACACTTTCTCCGTCTCCGGACAAATGTTGAGATTCTTCAGCACGTTCGTCAAGTAGTCGCCTTCCACTGCGTACAGGGTTTGTAGCGGTTTGCGGTTCCCTTTGCGCAGCTGTGCCATCCCGGTGCTAAACATGCGCAGGCATTTCAGCTGTCTTTGGTACTGGTGGTACGATACGAGTGCGTCCAAACACGCCTTACACACTTTCTCTGGCAGCATGTGCTGCAGGGCGGCACGTTCCTGTTGGAGCCAAAGAAACAATTC comes from the Anopheles coluzzii chromosome 2, AcolN3, whole genome shotgun sequence genome and includes:
- the LOC120950079 gene encoding zinc finger protein 865-like, translated to MDEARMHPNAGAVGRSQPMPNYDQFTPADMKKYYPPGAMANVPPNVAEGSSIPLHFASLAGLDLGKRLGQPDMYFKNPYNTESDEDGSPEAANGMHLAAAAAAAAAAAAASVTGGGAAQKTKQPRKRQSTGKRKPKLPKEESPAELALRKFPCPECPLSFKTGYHLKRHHATIHQDQRFPCTVCHTSYGRREKLRAHMELIHKIQSYFVCEICLVSYESEDLLQRHVYRHEHPKPLECATCLTPNARTSDGNYSGNHICITYQNSYECCGKDFGYHYYYNRHMLTVHNIKTNARVKIPKGTLLSQFRAMRSSRGS
- the LOC120951427 gene encoding uncharacterized protein LOC120951427, encoding MPNSKCAAAFCNNRRVDVRKRKLALIFHAFPADEALRSRWMAFCRRGVDWTPFKTDAVCSAHFRHEDYQMAHSPLLKLSKNLRRLRVDAVPSVREGMVVTISKKQKLEELVRQQRLEELYRQNNPSAEPSTDFDHTYSGVTVADELKDESPMLEKIVYRLQKFPNLCALCLRAIDDEKLFTPFASYSEALESTIEQKFDEITGEVIDSKERTGIHHLLPDKVCAECLEVLIQFHHYQRQLQCLKRFSTGMAQLLKGNRQPLAELYAAQGDYLANVLKNLNICQVAEENITLQRLEAEVATYGRVKKYTTFEQDLPRPDTSAVANRCEETIPASCFQIDCSATSPREAEQRHRSQSTQEADGTGRAKKWICPYEEICREWFLDQASLQKHIHDDHKVFKCRTCGYRIKFYDLFKKHVESHDIARALLLSHNKKDTPTEGKCETCGKQFQSDEQLRRHRETHAHSGNYVCGRCLGVYASEHKYNNHRCSRRVHEATGLGQFEAMGATAQYDCESDIEDELLSQQSDETGQFADSRHHRNVELLSIEILQ
- the LOC120951428 gene encoding uncharacterized protein LOC120951428, encoding MPEGCSVASCTFNRERVKSLQLDIIFHKFPTDPLLKQKWHEFCKQGPNWKPPKNGLVCSNHFTKDDYQMTRSPLLQANRLYRMLKINAVPSIRNGVPIPIATSRVIEEATRKQLYEQLYNNGTAHGIDAVEELLQGHKNRLPSYVYRLHQFPNLCAFCFTACADNKQFFPLTQYHNELRCTIGEKFDEIAATATDKEERAALQHMLPEKVCKACLDALVSYHQYQRQLKCLRMFSTGMAQLRKGNRKPLQTLYAVEGDYLTNVLKNLNICPETEKVFNLYPETAQGVTLDMYVQEQKPEVAVAFPPVQQHTKIKVNEAPAVEMVVEQATVDAAPSISASASGLLAQKLKRGRPRKREPDGSWKETWCCPFVNVCNRWFADQASLKLHMATRHKYFKCDTCGLKVKFYDVFKKHLESHAVARALLLDHNSKSKSAGVKCDICLKVFQSAAVLEHHMQSHSSAGTGVFISLPQSGSNRFSTKKGGHQTSDSTCIDDSENDAWSVDPLGSEEVPTKGALLSYLDHDYM